In the Bombiscardovia apis genome, GGCTTCCGCTCCAGCTACTGCACTTGAGGTATGTCGATACCTGATTCGATAAGGGCGGTGCGCAAGCCGTACGGATCCTCATAGCGAATACCTCGGATACCTGCCGAGTTGGCGCCTAATATATTGACTCCTAAGTCATCCACGAATACCGCGCCATCCGCCTCAATATTGAACTCTTCTAAGGCTAGTTCATAGATGTCAGTATGCGGCTTGAGCTTGTGTGCGTAACCTGAAACTACCTTGCCTTGGAGCATGTGAAGAATCTCATAACGCTCCCAAACTAGCGGGAAAGTCTCGGCTGACCAGTTGGATAGGCCCCAAACGCCTATGCCGGCAGCTTTCAGGTCTTCAACTAGCTTGCGAGCGCCCACCATCGGCCCCGTCAGTGCATCGACCATATTGTCGCAGTAATACTGGAACATACTGGCCCAAGGTTCGCCGCGATGCTCACTCACCCAAGCAACCGCTTCTTCGCCACTATAGCCCTCGTTCATCATGTCGTTGGCGTTATAGAAGCCCGAAATATCGTTGTCCATCATCTGCTCGATGCTTTCAGACGAATACCGAGCCACAAAAACGGCGCGCGGATCCCAATCCACCAACACATTGCCGAAGTCGAAAATCACGTTGTATATGGGCTTGCCTTGGGCCGTCTCAGCTAGGTCTGTGGCCACTATTGTGTCGGCTGGAAGCTCGACTTCACCGGGGTAACCGTTCATACTACCTTCATTTCTATGTCTGGCAGACGGGTGCGCAGGCCGGCTTCATATCAAGGCTGGCGCAGCGCTTCTCTCTACTGCTCTATGCAAGCACGCTGCCTCGACGCTGCCTGCGACCATTAAGCTTGTATTTAACAAAATCAAGTGCGACAACAATAGTGCAAGCTGAGAAATTAAGTCAGGTCTTTGGGGTCCATGCAGAAACGCAACTCTCCTCGCCCTCGAGCCGCTACATAAGCTGATACTGCGCTCTGAAGTCTCGAAGCGAGCTCATCTCGTCGACCTAGTGGCACGCGCACGAGGGCCCGAACACGGTCACCAGTACCATCTAAGGGGCGGGCAGAGAGCGTGGATTCTGGAGCTATAGGTACCGGGCCTAACAAGCTGGGAATCTCATCATCAGCTAGAGCGATAGTGCCCATATCTCCACTCAGCCCAGCGCCTATCCGCTCCACGGTCCAATCCACAGCCTGTCTACTGCCCCAAATGCTTGCCAAAGCAGTGGAGGGAGGCAAACCAGTCTCGCTGCGGTCAGCTAATTCGTCGGCCGCCAGCAGATTAGCATGCCAAGTCATCACAGCCTGCACTAGGGCCGGATCGCTCTCACCTACAATCAGCGCTTGCCCGCCAGCTACGCGGGGCTTGCATAAAGCTACCACACGCATCCAGGCAGTAGCCATATCGAGCCGAGCATCCACTCCCTGGGCGTACAGAGAGGTCCATGCATCCAAGATAGCTACTGCCTGATAGGCACCATTTGAAGCTCCCTGAGGCTCTGCTTTGCTCGCGCTGGGCTGAATTTTTGGCTCAGCACCAAGCGTTGCAATCACCAATCGCGGTCGGTCGTCGATTCGTTCCACC is a window encoding:
- a CDS encoding HAD family hydrolase — protein: MNGYPGEVELPADTIVATDLAETAQGKPIYNVIFDFGNVLVDWDPRAVFVARYSSESIEQMMDNDISGFYNANDMMNEGYSGEEAVAWVSEHRGEPWASMFQYYCDNMVDALTGPMVGARKLVEDLKAAGIGVWGLSNWSAETFPLVWERYEILHMLQGKVVSGYAHKLKPHTDIYELALEEFNIEADGAVFVDDLGVNILGANSAGIRGIRYEDPYGLRTALIESGIDIPQVQ